A portion of the Lolium rigidum isolate FL_2022 chromosome 1, APGP_CSIRO_Lrig_0.1, whole genome shotgun sequence genome contains these proteins:
- the LOC124652598 gene encoding uncharacterized protein LOC124652598 has translation MERLRLMLASLGPSLSCHTSYLLELHWCRALFAEEDLRVANPDWWSVHLQKHPEHAKYRNAGPANLAEMHKMFDSRHVSGAQSAIPGEIPLEEITEVDDDDTDDEEDDGIKAKRRKRKSKGDDELTLLDEKNPFIRMYKKTTDAIRTTAEEISSSKTPPSLAPTMKEAMVMVRECGVQEGTPLFFSSSMLLMKTEYREMFASVETMQGRFDWLERAHDHL, from the exons ATGGAAAGGTTGAGGTTGATGCTTGCTTCCCTGGGGCCTTCCCTGTCCTGCCACACCAGCTATCTCCTCGAGCTCCACTGGTGCCGGGCTCTATTTGCTGAAGAGGACCTTAGAGTTGCAA ATCCTGATTGGTGGAGTGTTCACCTTCAG AAACATCCAGAGCATGCGAAGTATAGGAACGCAGGACCAGCCAACTTGGCTGAAATGCATAAAATGTTTGATTCTCGTCATGTCAGTGGGGCCCAATCTGCTATCCCTGGAGAGATACCattggaggagataacagaggttgatgatgatgacaccgacgatgaagaagatgatggTATCAAAGCAAAGCGCCGGAAACGAAAGAGCAAGGGTGATGATGAGTTAACATTATTGGATGAGAAGAACCCATTTATCCGTATGTACAAGAAGACCACGGATGCGATACGTACAACTGCTGAAGAAATTAGTAGCAGCAAGACTCCTCCTTCGCTAGCTCCAactatgaaggaggcaatggTGATGGTTCGAGAATGTGGAGTTCAGGAAGGAActcctctctttttctcttcAAGCATGCTTCTTATGAAGACCGAGTATAGAGAGATGTTTGCTTCGGTTGAAACCATGCAAGGAAGGTTTGATTGGCTCGAGAGAGCTCATGATCATCTGTAA